The Terriglobales bacterium DNA window AGCGTTCGATCGTGACGCGGCGTACTTCTACATTCACTTCTTCCTGAATGCGGTTCACAGTAATTTAAGGACCGGTTCCCGGAGTGCGAGATCGGCGCTATGCCGCCCTTTGGGAACCTCTACGGAATGGCTGTCTATGTTGACGAGAGCCTTACTAAGAAAAAAGACATTGCGTTCAACGCTGGGTCCCACAACGAGGTGCTTCACCTATCCTATGCAGATTTCGAGCGTATGGTGCATCCAAGAGTCCTGAGATTTTCAAACTTACCCGATGTGGAGTCGATGGGGA harbors:
- a CDS encoding YbaK/EbsC family protein, with protein sequence MGAMPPFGNLYGMAVYVDESLTKKKDIAFNAGSHNEVLHLSYADFERMVHPRVLRFSNLPDVESMGTWHL